In Sphingomonas sp. LR60, the following are encoded in one genomic region:
- the ctrA gene encoding response regulator transcription factor CtrA: MRVLLIEDEPTTAKAIELMLSTEGFNVYNTDLGEEGLDLGKLYDYDIILLDLNLPDMHGYDVLKKLRVARVQTPVLILSGINEMDSKVRSFGFGADDYVTKPFHREELIARIHAVVRRSKGHSQSVIKTGKLSVNLDAKTVEVDGARVHLTGKEYAMLELLSLRKGTTLTKEMFLNHLYGGMDEPELKIIDVFICKLRKKLSLACEGENYIETVWGRGYVLREPEEVVQVA; the protein is encoded by the coding sequence ATGCGCGTGCTGCTGATCGAGGACGAGCCGACCACCGCCAAGGCCATCGAGCTGATGCTGTCGACGGAAGGCTTCAACGTCTACAACACTGATCTGGGTGAAGAAGGCCTCGATCTCGGCAAGCTCTACGATTACGACATCATCCTGCTCGATCTGAACCTGCCGGACATGCACGGCTATGACGTGCTCAAGAAACTGCGCGTCGCGCGTGTTCAGACTCCGGTGCTGATCCTCAGCGGCATCAACGAGATGGACTCGAAGGTGCGCAGCTTCGGCTTCGGCGCCGACGATTACGTCACCAAGCCGTTCCATCGCGAGGAACTGATTGCGCGCATCCACGCCGTCGTCCGCCGCTCGAAGGGTCATTCGCAGTCGGTGATCAAGACCGGCAAGCTGTCGGTGAACCTCGACGCCAAGACCGTCGAAGTCGACGGTGCGCGCGTGCACCTGACCGGCAAGGAATATGCGATGCTGGAGCTGCTGTCGCTCCGCAAGGGCACGACGCTGACCAAGGAAATGTTCCTCAACCACCTGTACGGCGGGATGGACGAGCCCGAGTTGAAGATCATCGACGTCTTCATTTGCAAGCTGCGCAAGAAGCTCAGCCTCGCGTGCGAGGGCGAGAATTACATCGAGACCGTCTGGGGCCGCGGCTACGTGCTGCGCGAGCCGGAAGAGGTTGTGCAGGTCGCGTGA
- a CDS encoding choice-of-anchor A family protein → MAHTAWKVGLTTALALAAATPASATTVIQGIDALHEWNLIVLGNLTSSSEVEGRTFVGGTLSGNSSNYQIRTPAASSAKTPALTVVGDVTGGTKNLVGGATVGGNVTSGFSLNGNPQTVLVGGTIANTNVNQNTVNSGQASAAGFTQALIDQRDALTRSLTDLSSGLAALTANSTTSIASNRATFDAVAGSNGVAVFSLAGSDLSKFGEIAFNRNGADTVIVNVSGKAITLDDNFLGNSDQLGRNVIWNFSEATDVNLTTAWRGSVLAPLAKGTTSNYIQGSAVFNSMVQNGEMHLDTYSANFRPTAAVPEPRTWMTMLVGFGALGVMLRRRKRALPSAA, encoded by the coding sequence ATGGCGCATACAGCATGGAAGGTGGGATTGACGACGGCGCTGGCGCTTGCGGCGGCCACACCGGCGTCTGCCACCACCGTCATTCAGGGCATCGATGCACTGCATGAGTGGAACCTGATCGTGCTCGGCAACCTGACCTCGTCTTCGGAAGTCGAGGGGCGCACCTTCGTCGGCGGCACCCTGAGCGGCAACTCGTCCAACTATCAGATCCGCACGCCCGCTGCCTCGAGCGCGAAGACGCCCGCGCTGACGGTCGTCGGCGACGTGACCGGCGGGACGAAGAACCTCGTCGGCGGCGCGACGGTCGGCGGCAACGTCACCAGCGGCTTCTCGCTCAACGGCAATCCGCAGACGGTGCTGGTCGGCGGCACGATCGCCAACACCAACGTCAACCAGAACACCGTCAATTCGGGACAGGCATCGGCCGCGGGCTTTACCCAGGCGCTGATCGATCAACGCGACGCGCTGACCCGCTCGCTGACCGACCTGTCGAGCGGTCTGGCGGCGCTGACGGCGAACAGCACCACGTCGATCGCGAGCAATCGCGCCACTTTCGACGCGGTCGCGGGCAGCAACGGCGTGGCGGTGTTCTCCCTGGCGGGCAGCGACCTGTCCAAGTTCGGCGAAATCGCCTTCAACCGAAACGGTGCCGACACGGTGATCGTCAACGTCAGCGGCAAGGCGATCACGCTGGACGACAATTTTCTCGGCAACAGCGACCAGCTCGGGCGCAACGTGATCTGGAATTTTTCGGAGGCGACCGACGTGAACCTCACGACCGCGTGGCGCGGATCGGTGCTGGCGCCGCTCGCCAAGGGCACGACGAGCAATTACATCCAGGGCAGCGCGGTGTTCAACTCGATGGTGCAGAATGGCGAGATGCACCTCGACACCTATTCCGCCAACTTCCGCCCGACCGCCGCAGTGCCGGAGCCGCGGACGTGGATGACGATGCTCGTCGGCTTCGGTGCGCTCGGCGTGATGCTGCGCCGGCGCAAGCGGGCGCTTCCGTCGGCGGCCTGA
- a CDS encoding competence/damage-inducible protein A gives MTTERIWTAALVVIGDEILSGRTQDKNIAQLATWLNVQGIRLVEVRVVPDREEAIVEAVNTLRARNDYLFTTGGIGPTHDDITVDAIAAALGVPVVDHPEAIAVLERHYETRGGLTDARRRMARVPEGATLIENRVSGAPGIRAGNIFIMAGVPHITAGMLDWLTGKLEGGRPVVSATIGCWVAESEVAELLRATEKAHEGVAIGSYPFFRDGRTGANFVVRSPDPALVDRCIAALTAALEADGRVVTEGGI, from the coding sequence ATGACCACTGAACGCATCTGGACCGCCGCTTTGGTGGTGATCGGCGACGAGATCCTGTCCGGCCGCACGCAGGACAAGAATATCGCGCAGCTCGCGACCTGGTTGAACGTGCAGGGCATCCGGCTGGTCGAGGTGCGGGTAGTGCCCGATCGCGAGGAGGCGATCGTCGAGGCGGTCAACACGCTGCGGGCGCGGAACGATTATCTGTTCACCACCGGCGGGATCGGCCCGACGCACGACGACATCACCGTCGATGCGATCGCGGCGGCGCTGGGCGTGCCGGTCGTCGATCATCCCGAGGCGATCGCGGTGCTGGAGCGTCATTACGAGACGCGCGGCGGGTTGACCGACGCGCGGCGACGGATGGCGCGCGTGCCCGAGGGCGCGACGCTGATCGAGAACCGCGTCTCGGGCGCGCCGGGCATTCGCGCCGGCAACATCTTCATCATGGCGGGGGTGCCGCATATCACCGCCGGGATGCTCGACTGGCTGACCGGAAAGCTCGAAGGCGGCCGTCCGGTGGTCAGCGCGACGATCGGCTGCTGGGTCGCCGAAAGCGAGGTCGCCGAGCTGCTGCGCGCCACCGAGAAGGCGCACGAGGGCGTGGCGATCGGCAGCTATCCGTTCTTCCGCGACGGCCGAACCGGCGCCAATTTCGTGGTCCGCTCGCCCGATCCGGCGCTGGTCGACCGCTGCATCGCTGCGTTGACTGCGGCGCTGGAGGCCGACGGGCGCGTGGTGACCGAAGGCGGTATCTAG
- the map gene encoding type I methionyl aminopeptidase, with translation MTDYVTVTSDAPLARTGAIKLHGPEAFAGMHKAGRLAAETLDMLVPHMVPGVTTAEIDKLIYDFVKAGGGVPATLGYRGYTHSSCISINHVVCHGIPADKALKSGDIVNVDVTPIVDGWHGDTSRMYLIGDVPLKAKRLVEVTYECLMLGIEQARPGNTMGDVAHAIQRHAEGHRFGVVRDFCGHGVGRLFHDAPEVVHVGRPGTGPELKPGMIFTIEPMINIGRPDVKLLDDGWTAVTRDRSLSAQFEHSIGITEDGCEIFTGSPAGLDKPPY, from the coding sequence ATGACCGATTATGTGACCGTCACCAGCGATGCGCCGCTCGCGCGCACCGGCGCGATCAAGCTGCACGGGCCGGAAGCCTTTGCGGGGATGCACAAGGCCGGGCGACTCGCCGCCGAAACGCTCGACATGCTCGTCCCGCACATGGTGCCGGGCGTGACCACCGCCGAGATCGACAAGCTGATCTACGACTTCGTCAAGGCCGGCGGCGGCGTGCCCGCGACGCTGGGCTATCGCGGCTATACGCATTCCAGCTGCATCTCGATCAACCATGTCGTCTGCCACGGCATTCCGGCCGACAAGGCGCTCAAGTCGGGCGATATCGTCAATGTCGACGTGACGCCGATCGTCGATGGCTGGCACGGCGACACCAGCCGCATGTACCTGATCGGCGACGTGCCGCTGAAGGCGAAGCGACTGGTCGAGGTGACCTATGAATGCCTGATGCTCGGGATCGAGCAGGCGCGCCCCGGCAACACGATGGGCGACGTCGCGCACGCGATCCAGCGCCATGCCGAGGGGCATCGCTTCGGCGTCGTCCGCGACTTCTGCGGCCACGGCGTCGGGCGGCTGTTCCATGATGCGCCGGAAGTGGTGCACGTCGGCCGTCCGGGTACCGGGCCGGAGTTGAAGCCGGGAATGATCTTTACGATCGAGCCGATGATCAACATCGGTCGCCCCGACGTGAAGCTGCTCGACGACGGCTGGACCGCCGTGACGCGCGACCGCTCGCTCTCGGCGCAGTTCGAACATTCGATCGGGATCACCGAGGACGGCTGCGAAATCTTCACCGGCTCGCCGGCCGGGCTCGACAAGCCGCCCTACTAA
- a CDS encoding CAP domain-containing protein, which yields MRFSRVFRIGAVPALSLLLVGCGGGGSDGASGGTSTGGVQLAPAPTPTPTPSPTPAPSPTPAPSPTPTPTPMPPPVTPTGSWAANAAALFSTQPDVADCRPGTLVQSVRDDVLARLNAIRALHRLPAVTYSSADDEQATQAALMMAANGQLSHTPAPSWKCYTTLGASGAGSSNLYGGLISPYLAYYTEDMYLGGWLTETSNLVANNVGHRRWMLDPFLGKIAYGRVAQVLADGSRTDAAAMKVVSFTGGVSVPANLPPFVAYPYGDYPARYFDTSSLLSFTVIADTTQRGGANATVDFSKAAIAVSDGASALTVTNVSFDNVGYAVPNNLQFNVTGLKAGVSYTVKITGVGVRGTSTDYSYTFRIVS from the coding sequence ATGCGATTCTCCCGCGTATTCCGGATCGGCGCCGTCCCGGCCTTGTCGTTGCTGCTGGTGGGCTGCGGTGGCGGGGGCAGCGATGGCGCCAGCGGCGGCACGTCGACCGGCGGCGTGCAACTGGCACCCGCACCGACACCCACGCCCACGCCGAGTCCGACCCCCGCGCCGAGCCCGACGCCTGCGCCTTCACCGACACCGACCCCCACGCCGATGCCGCCGCCGGTCACGCCGACCGGTAGCTGGGCGGCCAACGCCGCGGCGCTGTTCAGCACGCAGCCGGATGTCGCCGATTGCCGGCCGGGCACGCTCGTGCAGAGCGTGCGCGACGATGTGCTGGCGCGGCTCAATGCGATCCGCGCGCTCCATCGGCTGCCTGCCGTCACCTACTCGAGCGCCGACGACGAACAGGCGACACAGGCGGCGCTGATGATGGCGGCCAACGGGCAATTGAGCCATACGCCCGCTCCGTCGTGGAAATGCTATACGACGCTCGGCGCGTCGGGGGCGGGGAGCAGCAACCTGTATGGCGGGCTGATCTCGCCGTATCTCGCTTATTACACCGAAGACATGTACCTCGGCGGGTGGTTGACCGAGACGTCGAACCTGGTCGCCAACAACGTCGGGCATCGCCGCTGGATGCTCGATCCGTTCCTCGGCAAGATCGCTTATGGCCGCGTGGCGCAGGTGCTTGCCGACGGCAGCCGCACCGACGCCGCGGCGATGAAGGTGGTGTCGTTCACCGGCGGGGTCAGCGTACCTGCCAACCTGCCGCCGTTCGTCGCCTATCCCTATGGCGATTATCCGGCGCGCTATTTCGATACGTCGTCGCTGCTGTCGTTCACCGTCATCGCCGACACCACGCAACGCGGCGGCGCGAACGCGACGGTCGATTTCTCGAAGGCAGCGATCGCGGTCAGCGACGGGGCGAGCGCGTTGACGGTGACCAATGTCAGCTTCGACAATGTCGGTTACGCGGTGCCCAACAACCTGCAGTTCAACGTCACGGGGTTGAAGGCCGGGGTGAGCTATACGGTGAAGATCACCGGGGTCGGCGTGCGCGGAACGTCGACCGATTACAGCTACACGTTCCGGATCGTGTCCTGA
- a CDS encoding P-II family nitrogen regulator, translating into MKKIEAIIKPFKLDEVKEALHEIGVSGITVTEAKGFGRQKGHTELYRGAEYVVDFLPKVKLEVVVEDGLTERVVEAIAAAAQTGRIGDGKIFVIPVETALRIRTGERDNEAI; encoded by the coding sequence GTGAAGAAGATCGAAGCGATCATCAAGCCGTTCAAGCTGGACGAGGTGAAGGAGGCGCTGCACGAAATCGGCGTGTCCGGCATCACCGTGACCGAGGCGAAGGGCTTTGGCCGGCAGAAGGGCCATACCGAATTGTACCGCGGCGCCGAATATGTCGTCGACTTCCTGCCCAAGGTGAAGCTGGAGGTGGTCGTCGAGGACGGGCTGACCGAGCGCGTGGTCGAGGCGATCGCCGCCGCCGCGCAGACCGGGCGGATCGGCGACGGCAAGATCTTCGTGATCCCGGTCGAAACCGCGCTGCGCATCCGCACGGGTGAGCGCGACAACGAAGCGATCTGA
- the glnA gene encoding type I glutamate--ammonia ligase, whose product MANTAADVLSKIKDEEIEWVDLRFTDPKGKWQHLTMVASVMGEDEWTDGLMFDGSSIEGWKAINESDMILKPDLDAVYTDPFSATPMLIVFCDIVEPSTGEGYSRDPRTTAKRAEAYVATTGIGDTVYVGPEAEFFMFDDVRFDTSYNQSYFKLDDIELPTNTGREYEGGNMAHRPRAKGGYFPVAPVDSAVDIRGEMVSTMIEMGLPCDKHHHEVAAAQHELGLTFGTLTTTADRMQIYKYVVHQVAHAYGKSATFMPKPIKEDNGSGMHTHFSIWNGKEPLFAGNGYAGLSDTCLYFIGGIIKHAKAINAFTNPTTNSYKRLVPGYEAPVLLAYSARNRSASCRIPYGTGPKSKRVEVRFPDAMANPYLAYAALLMAGLDGIQNKIHPGEAMDKNLYDLPPAELAEVPTVCASLREALDSLLADHDFLLKGDVFTKDQIEAYVELKWAEVARWEMTPSPVEFDMYYSA is encoded by the coding sequence ATGGCGAACACGGCCGCAGACGTTCTGAGCAAGATCAAGGACGAGGAGATCGAGTGGGTCGATCTGCGTTTCACCGATCCGAAGGGCAAGTGGCAGCATCTGACCATGGTCGCCTCGGTGATGGGCGAGGACGAATGGACCGACGGCCTGATGTTCGACGGCAGCTCGATCGAGGGCTGGAAGGCGATCAACGAGTCGGACATGATCCTGAAGCCGGATCTGGACGCGGTCTACACCGATCCCTTCTCGGCCACCCCGATGCTGATCGTCTTCTGCGACATCGTCGAGCCGTCGACCGGCGAAGGCTATAGCCGCGACCCGCGTACCACCGCGAAGCGCGCCGAAGCCTATGTCGCCACCACCGGGATCGGCGACACCGTCTATGTCGGGCCGGAAGCCGAGTTCTTCATGTTCGACGACGTCCGTTTCGACACGTCGTACAACCAGTCGTACTTCAAGCTCGACGATATCGAGCTGCCGACCAACACCGGCCGCGAGTATGAGGGCGGCAACATGGCGCACCGTCCGCGCGCCAAGGGCGGCTATTTCCCGGTCGCGCCGGTCGACTCGGCGGTCGACATCCGCGGCGAGATGGTCTCGACGATGATCGAGATGGGCCTGCCGTGCGACAAGCACCACCACGAGGTCGCCGCCGCGCAGCACGAACTGGGCCTGACCTTCGGTACGCTCACCACCACCGCCGACCGGATGCAGATCTACAAGTATGTCGTGCACCAGGTCGCACACGCCTACGGCAAGTCGGCGACGTTCATGCCGAAGCCGATCAAGGAAGATAACGGCTCGGGGATGCACACGCACTTCTCGATCTGGAACGGCAAGGAGCCGCTGTTCGCGGGCAACGGCTATGCCGGGCTGAGCGACACCTGCCTGTATTTCATCGGCGGCATCATCAAGCACGCTAAGGCGATCAACGCCTTCACCAACCCGACCACCAACAGCTACAAGCGGCTGGTGCCGGGCTATGAAGCCCCGGTGCTGCTCGCCTATTCGGCGCGCAACCGCTCGGCCTCGTGCCGCATCCCGTACGGCACCGGCCCGAAGAGCAAGCGCGTCGAGGTCCGCTTCCCGGACGCGATGGCCAACCCGTATCTCGCTTATGCGGCGCTGCTGATGGCGGGTCTGGACGGTATCCAGAACAAGATCCATCCGGGCGAGGCGATGGACAAGAACCTGTACGATCTGCCGCCGGCCGAGCTGGCGGAAGTGCCGACGGTCTGCGCCTCGCTGCGTGAAGCGCTCGATTCGCTGCTGGCCGACCACGACTTCCTGCTGAAGGGCGATGTGTTCACCAAGGACCAGATCGAGGCGTACGTCGAGTTGAAGTGGGCCGAAGTCGCGCGCTGGGAAATGACCCCCAGCCCGGTCGAGTTCGACATGTACTACAGCGCGTGA
- a CDS encoding alpha/beta hydrolase yields MFAIAANDRFAPFSIVAISDARQSEPTWRTMFGWPANDPRTIPIAARSRAERKIWAARVDQAVCAADRPVLLVADGIGCAASAWWGRLSPSDYVSKIAGALLFAPRGADVTRDGDTDLFASPTAPLPFPSVVISPQGDAGQVDAAVESWGSRLIAGHRDRHVTRETNAWRQAQRLFLRVTHQVAAHEVGRAEALIGR; encoded by the coding sequence ATGTTCGCCATCGCCGCCAACGACCGCTTCGCCCCTTTCTCGATCGTCGCGATCTCGGACGCGCGGCAAAGCGAGCCGACGTGGCGGACGATGTTCGGCTGGCCCGCCAACGACCCGCGCACGATCCCGATCGCGGCCCGCTCGCGCGCGGAGCGCAAGATCTGGGCGGCGCGCGTCGATCAGGCGGTCTGCGCGGCCGATCGTCCGGTGCTATTGGTGGCGGACGGGATCGGCTGTGCGGCGAGCGCATGGTGGGGTCGGCTTTCGCCGAGCGACTATGTCTCGAAGATCGCCGGCGCGTTGCTGTTCGCGCCGCGCGGGGCGGACGTGACGCGCGACGGCGACACCGATCTCTTCGCCTCGCCGACCGCGCCCTTGCCCTTCCCCTCGGTCGTGATCTCGCCGCAGGGCGACGCCGGGCAGGTCGATGCGGCGGTCGAAAGCTGGGGCAGCCGGCTGATCGCCGGCCACCGCGACCGCCACGTCACGCGCGAGACGAACGCGTGGCGGCAAGCGCAGCGCCTGTTCCTGCGCGTGACGCACCAAGTGGCGGCGCATGAGGTCGGCCGTGCCGAGGCGCTGATCGGGCGGTAA
- a CDS encoding sugar kinase codes for MGKFLAFGEIMLRLSPPGRELLMQTPRFDVWVAGAEANVVTQLARLGHDVGIVSRVPDNDLGQSAITFLRGHGVDVRHLQTGGERMGLYFVTSGAGMRATEVIYDRAGSSFAEAPVSAWDWDKILDGVTRLHLSGITPALGPVPAESAIAAAEAASARGVAVSFDGNWRGKLWARWDSDPRGILTRIVEHADLMFGNHRDIALLLGRDDFGGDGEDRRRAAAEAAFARFPKLMTIASTARHVEHVDLNRLSARIDTRDDHAQTPETVLAGIVDRIGGGDAFAAGVLHALLKGQGIAAAAETGLALAALKHSLPGDAALFRQGDVDAFLAGGLDVRR; via the coding sequence ATGGGCAAGTTCCTGGCGTTCGGCGAGATCATGCTGCGCCTGTCGCCGCCGGGACGCGAGCTGCTGATGCAGACGCCGCGCTTCGACGTGTGGGTGGCGGGGGCGGAGGCGAATGTCGTCACGCAGCTAGCCAGGCTGGGCCACGACGTCGGCATCGTCAGCCGTGTTCCCGACAACGATCTGGGGCAAAGCGCGATCACCTTCCTGCGCGGGCACGGCGTCGATGTGCGGCACCTCCAGACCGGCGGCGAGCGGATGGGGCTGTATTTCGTCACCTCCGGGGCGGGGATGCGTGCGACCGAAGTGATCTATGATCGCGCCGGATCGTCGTTCGCCGAAGCGCCGGTGAGCGCGTGGGACTGGGACAAGATTCTCGATGGAGTGACGCGGCTGCATCTGTCGGGGATTACCCCCGCGCTGGGGCCGGTGCCCGCCGAAAGCGCGATTGCCGCCGCCGAAGCGGCGAGCGCGCGTGGCGTCGCGGTGTCGTTCGACGGCAATTGGCGCGGGAAATTGTGGGCGCGCTGGGACAGCGATCCGCGTGGCATCCTGACGCGAATTGTCGAGCATGCCGATCTGATGTTCGGCAACCATCGGGACATCGCGCTGCTGCTCGGGCGTGACGATTTCGGCGGCGATGGCGAGGACCGGCGGCGCGCGGCGGCGGAGGCGGCGTTCGCGCGCTTCCCGAAGCTGATGACGATCGCCTCAACCGCGCGGCATGTCGAGCATGTCGATTTGAACCGGTTGTCGGCGCGGATCGACACGCGCGACGATCATGCGCAGACGCCCGAGACGGTGCTGGCCGGGATCGTCGACCGGATCGGCGGCGGCGACGCGTTCGCGGCCGGCGTGCTACATGCGTTGCTGAAGGGGCAGGGGATCGCGGCGGCGGCGGAGACCGGGCTGGCGCTGGCGGCGCTGAAGCACTCGCTGCCGGGCGATGCGGCGTTGTTCCGGCAGGGGGACGTCGATGCGTTCCTTGCCGGCGGGCTGGATGTGCGGCGGTAG
- a CDS encoding mannitol dehydrogenase family protein, whose product MRLSDATRASLPGDVSQPGYARTEQARGIVHLGIGAFHRAHQAVYTDDAMAAGDRDWAITGVSLRSRQVHEQLAAQDGLYTVATRDAAGERLRLIGAVREVLVAPHDPQAVAAALAAPATRIVTLTVTEKGYHRLPGGGIDAASVEAAGGTIYHYLAQAVRERHAAAAGPMTLVSCDNMTDNGHVLRDGVAALLDGATRDWFERDWACPSTMVDRIVPATTADDLDGIEARLGLRDEGAVVTEPFRQWVIEDRFATDRPRWDVGGAQFVADVRPYETAKLRMLNGAHSALAYLGFGAGHDYVHQAIADPAVRPTVERLMRDEAAASLDAAPGQDLRGYADALLARFANPSLEHRLAQIATDGSQKVGPRWLEALTINRTRGVDRTATLTALAGWLRHLRGQAGPINDPMADELAALWAANDARGMVDALFGAGGKFAGRWQADDAERATLVDLVERK is encoded by the coding sequence GTGAGGCTCTCGGACGCAACCCGCGCATCGCTGCCCGGCGATGTTTCGCAGCCCGGCTATGCACGCACCGAGCAGGCGCGTGGAATCGTGCATCTCGGCATCGGTGCGTTCCACCGCGCGCATCAGGCGGTCTATACCGACGATGCGATGGCGGCGGGGGATCGCGACTGGGCGATCACGGGCGTGTCGCTGCGCTCGCGCCAGGTCCACGAACAACTCGCCGCCCAGGACGGGCTCTACACGGTCGCGACCCGCGATGCGGCCGGCGAGCGGCTGCGGTTGATCGGGGCGGTGCGCGAGGTGCTGGTCGCGCCGCACGATCCGCAAGCGGTGGCAGCGGCGCTGGCCGCGCCCGCGACGCGCATCGTGACGCTGACCGTGACCGAAAAGGGGTATCACCGGCTGCCCGGCGGCGGGATCGATGCCGCCTCGGTCGAGGCGGCGGGGGGCACGATCTACCATTATCTGGCGCAGGCGGTGCGCGAGCGGCACGCCGCCGCGGCGGGGCCGATGACGCTCGTCAGTTGCGACAATATGACCGACAACGGCCATGTGCTTCGCGACGGCGTGGCGGCCCTGCTGGATGGCGCGACGCGCGACTGGTTCGAGCGCGACTGGGCGTGTCCGTCGACGATGGTCGACCGGATCGTTCCCGCCACCACCGCCGACGATCTCGACGGGATCGAAGCGCGGCTCGGTCTGCGCGACGAGGGGGCGGTGGTGACCGAGCCATTCCGGCAATGGGTGATCGAGGATCGCTTTGCCACCGATCGTCCGCGCTGGGATGTCGGCGGGGCGCAGTTCGTCGCCGACGTGCGCCCCTATGAGACCGCCAAGCTGCGGATGCTCAACGGCGCGCATTCGGCGCTCGCCTATCTCGGGTTCGGGGCGGGGCACGACTATGTGCATCAGGCGATCGCCGATCCGGCGGTGCGCCCGACCGTCGAGCGGTTGATGCGCGACGAAGCCGCCGCGAGCCTCGACGCCGCGCCGGGGCAGGATCTGCGCGGCTATGCCGACGCGCTGCTGGCGCGCTTCGCGAACCCGTCGCTCGAACACCGGCTGGCGCAGATCGCCACCGACGGATCGCAGAAGGTCGGGCCGCGCTGGCTGGAGGCGCTGACGATCAACCGCACTCGAGGAGTCGATCGCACCGCGACGCTGACCGCGCTGGCGGGGTGGCTGCGGCATCTGCGTGGCCAAGCGGGGCCGATCAACGATCCGATGGCGGACGAGCTGGCGGCGTTGTGGGCTGCCAACGATGCGCGCGGCATGGTCGACGCGCTGTTCGGCGCGGGCGGCAAGTTCGCCGGGCGCTGGCAGGCCGACGACGCCGAGCGCGCGACGCTCGTGGATCTGGTGGAGCGGAAATGA
- the uxaC gene encoding glucuronate isomerase, whose translation MTRPLELHPDRLFPADPTTRDIARALYAEIGALPIVSPHGHTDPTWFATDAKWDNATTLLLAPDHYVFRMLYSQGIALDDLRIPHRGGAPATDPRAAWKRFASHYDLFRGTPSRLWLDHVFAEVFGFNVRLDAETADLYFDTINARLAGDDFRPRALFDRFRIDFLATTEGAHDSLDAHHAIRASGWKGRVVTTYRPDGVIDVEHEQFEGAMEKFAAMTGEDVQSWSGYLAAHRKRRADFRAAGATATDHGHATAQTANLSTAECEALFAKIVGGTWDAADAELFRAQMLTEMAKMSVEDGMVMQIHPGSYRNHNAGLFASHGRDKGADIPVRTEYTRALQPMLDVVGNERDLTIILFTLDESVYARELAPMAGHYPCLKLGPAWWFNDSPEGMRRYRELTTETAGFYNTVGFNDDTRAFLSIPARHDVARRVDCAFLARLVAEHRIEDWEAVELAHELTDGLVRKAYKL comes from the coding sequence ATGACACGACCGCTCGAACTGCACCCGGACCGGCTGTTCCCGGCCGACCCGACGACCCGCGACATCGCGCGCGCGCTCTATGCCGAGATCGGCGCGCTGCCGATCGTCAGTCCGCACGGCCATACCGACCCGACCTGGTTCGCAACCGATGCGAAGTGGGACAATGCGACCACCTTGCTGCTCGCGCCCGACCATTATGTGTTCCGGATGCTGTATTCGCAGGGGATCGCACTCGACGACCTGCGCATCCCGCACCGCGGTGGGGCGCCCGCCACCGATCCGCGCGCGGCGTGGAAGCGGTTCGCATCGCATTACGACCTGTTCCGCGGCACGCCGTCGCGGCTGTGGCTCGACCATGTCTTCGCCGAGGTGTTCGGGTTCAACGTGCGGTTGGATGCCGAGACCGCCGACCTGTATTTCGACACGATCAACGCGCGACTGGCGGGTGACGACTTCCGCCCGCGCGCGCTGTTCGACCGGTTTCGCATCGACTTCCTGGCCACCACCGAGGGTGCGCACGACAGCCTCGACGCGCATCACGCGATCCGCGCCTCCGGCTGGAAGGGGCGTGTCGTCACCACCTATCGCCCCGACGGCGTGATCGACGTCGAGCATGAGCAGTTCGAGGGCGCGATGGAAAAATTCGCCGCAATGACCGGCGAGGACGTCCAAAGCTGGTCGGGTTATCTGGCGGCACATCGCAAGCGCCGCGCCGACTTCCGCGCCGCCGGCGCGACCGCCACCGACCACGGCCACGCCACCGCGCAGACCGCGAACCTGTCGACCGCCGAGTGCGAGGCGCTGTTCGCGAAGATCGTCGGGGGCACGTGGGACGCGGCGGACGCCGAGCTGTTCCGCGCGCAGATGCTGACCGAGATGGCGAAGATGAGCGTCGAGGACGGGATGGTGATGCAGATCCATCCCGGCTCGTACCGCAACCACAATGCCGGGCTGTTCGCGAGCCACGGGCGCGACAAGGGCGCCGACATTCCGGTGCGGACCGAATATACCCGTGCGCTGCAACCGATGCTCGATGTGGTCGGCAACGAGCGGGACCTGACGATCATCCTCTTCACGCTCGACGAGAGCGTCTATGCGCGCGAACTGGCGCCGATGGCGGGTCATTATCCGTGCCTGAAGCTGGGGCCGGCATGGTGGTTCAACGATTCACCCGAGGGGATGCGCCGCTATCGCGAGCTGACCACCGAGACCGCCGGCTTCTACAACACGGTCGGCTTCAACGACGATACCCGCGCGTTCCTGTCGATCCCGGCGCGGCACGATGTCGCGCGCCGTGTCGATTGCGCGTTCCTCGCGCGGCTGGTCGCCGAACACCGGATCGAGGATTGGGAGGCGGTCGAGCTGGCGCATGAACTGACCGACGGGCTGGTGCGCAAGGCGTACAAGCTGTGA